Part of the Vigna angularis cultivar LongXiaoDou No.4 chromosome 1, ASM1680809v1, whole genome shotgun sequence genome, CTTATCAACTTTCACAGATTTTACTTTCGTATCTACTTCCACATCACTTCCAAAtctctttaaaaaaacaaaaaaatttactgttTCATCTTCCTTCAATCATTCCTTACAAAAGAACACAAGAAAATCCTGGATAATATCAAACACTGAAACACTGCCACGTGATCTCCACGCAGAGCATTTTGATATaaacaaacattattttaacgtttttttgtgaaaaaaaaacagaatcgTTATCTGTTGCTTGCAGCAATAAACCCTAGGTCATACGGTGATACGTAAGGTGCGGATGTTTAAAGGGATTTTGCTTCTGTAAAGCATATTTTAAGAGAATTTTCTTTTGAGCCAAAACCcgtaatgattattttttttaagtcttCCATAGCTCTGCCAATGAAAGGcttctatatataaataataagaaaaaaaataaagtttcagTGGCCACCACACACAGGATAGCACCACTTGTATTGAACTAAAGGCAGAAGAAAATTGAATGATATTGCAAAACCCTCGTCAGAGTTCAATCAAAGCAAAAATCAATGCTAAAATTTGGGCAGAAGTTGACATGTAgactaaatttcaaaaaatgaaattcGAAATTGTGCTGACAAACTAGTGTTTAcaataagaatatttaaaaacagtaataatataatatcgAAGCTAAATCCTACATTATGTGCTCAAACCTTAATTGTCTGACATCTCCCGAAACCTGGCTAGGGCTTTTTTATGAATAAGCATCTTGTAACTGTCCCCTGCCTGCACCTCAAGGCTAGGATCCAACTTCTTCTGTTGACTCCCAAGTCCTGCCCTATGTTCGGTGGCTTGTGCCAGGACAGGCTCTATCATTCCACTTCCATCCTTTCCTAGTCCCTGTGCATCAAATAATCCATAATACAGGAAACACCCATAATATAGAAATGTTAGAATCCTTCAGCAGAGATGTTGAGAGAACCAAATTTCCAGGGGTATCCCATCCAATTCCTGAGGTCAGTCCAAACATTCTAAGAAAAGAAGATATCTAAACTAGACGAAAATATTATCTAGGTCTAAGGATTAAAAAACTATCATATGTCCCTGAAAAGATAGAATTTGAATTCTGGAACTTATtccaaatataaacaaaatgacTACATCAATCTCTACCAAAACAAcctgaataataaaaaataactatgaAATGCAGAGGGAACGAAACGGTACCAATCCTTCCTGCCAGCCCATGTTGCGAAGCATCCTATTACCGACATTGTTTTCATCAATTGCTCTGTCTGCCGTAATCACCTCAAAAGTATCAACGTTGACATCTCCAACTACACGTCCACCACCAACCCCGGGAGGGAACGGCATTGGATCACCCTTCCTTGATGCAAAATCTCGGTCTTCAAGAATACATATAGtagaaacaaatattttctcaaaaagTCAATCAACATAGTAAGCTACCAGTTTACCTATTATTGTCTTGCAAACCTACTATTACTTAATAGTTGATACTAAAAGATCAACAACTTGCTACAACAAAACTTTTTAGAAGTACGTTTTGGCCAAtagagtaataaaataaaatgcataattctactatattttaaaaatatataactacaTGAGAATTTACATGCACACAATTTTAATCTCCTAACCAGGAAAGTTCCTTCAATTCCttctatgataaaaaaatgcCCACACCTATGATCACCCCAAACAGTAAATACAATTTCCCAAAATATAGGTAGGCACACGTCAATGCCTTTGTTCACATCTAATGAAAAACTAATTAATGCTGCCTCTACTCCCAGAGCCTTTTTCATCAGAGATACCAGGCAATGCTTTGAAATGAGTAACTAACAACTGGCAAGCAAACACTCTCCCTTCAGCTCAGCAGTTTTTTTCAATCAAAAGTACATCAACACAAAAGTAATGAAACTGAAACCCATTATAAATTAAGTAGTCTTACTTGAATCCCCAATGTCAAGGTCAGCCAAATCATTTCCAACTGAAGATGATGAGCCATACAAACTCCTCCTCTCAGCTGCACGATCCCGGTAAGTTGTCTGAGGTTGTTCCTTGTGAGTTGAAGCAGGAAGAGGCATTTCTGAAAACCTTCTTCGCCCACTTCCAACTGTAGCAGGCGGTGTATATGAACTCAGGGCAGACACATCTGTTCTAAAGGGAGTAGCAACTGTCTGTGGATCAACATTTGCTGAAGATGAACCATGCATAGATGATGCAACAGATGTAGAACCTGAATAACTATCTGATTTAGCAACCCCCCTTCCTGAGCCCCTTATGACCCCCATCACAGTCCCTCCAAGACTATTACTAACCGGTCGTGGCTGTGCCTGAGAATCAATAGCAGTAACCTGGGCAAGAGTTGTGTGAATTCCTGGATTAGAAGCATTAGTTTCCCTTACCATAATCTCACTTTTTGACTTATTCTTAGCAGAATGCCCGGCAGAATATGACCTATCATCAGCTGAAACCGAAGGCTGATTGTCTTCCAGAGCCACTCTAGTAGCCTGTCCCTCATGGCTCCTCTGCTTCCACATTGTTAATACattgttcatttttttcttatttgccAGAATGCTGCTCTTTGATGCAAGCTTTATTTCCTttgatttttccttttctttcttctctgcaGCTAAAGCTGCTGTTGCTGCAGCCTGGACAGCATCTGCCAACGAAGCTGGCTTCTCAACCGATATAACAGTAGTAGCTGGTGCAGAAATGACCTTTTTACTTCCAGAACCATCAGATGTTTTAGAAGGTTCAGACTCATTATTAGGTGCTTTATTCTGATTTTGATCAGTGCAAGGTATATACTGCTGAGTTTGGTTGTCATATGAATACCAAATCCCATTATTACCATCATAGTAAAGACCTACATATGACAAGAGTgtagaagataaaaaataaaacataagggAATACTACAACTTTTTACAAGTATATTAGTGTTTCCAAGTCTTGATGCTGATAAAAGAAATAGGCTAAGCCACACATGCAATCTCTATAAGCAACAATTTCCATAGCACAGTGCTAGCATATTAGTTAGTTAGTGAGTGAGTATGTGTGCAACAGAGATGGAAACATACTAGGTAAATGGGAGATAACAAAATTTTGCAGCCTAATCTTGTCTAACGGAGCTCAATTACATAATAAAAGGAGATAAGGTAAATACAGGAAAAGCAACAGCCCAAAAATTGACTAGCACTACTGCATCAATAAATGTAATCGTAGAATTCACTTCAACATGCACGTTTTAGGTAATCTCGAAACCTACTTTGGCTAATTAGAAAAAGGACCCCCATGATGGAAAAAGTCTCGAGAATTACTTATGAAGCAAACAAAAATGCTTTGAGAAACTTTAAGATAATCATAGGCTTTTCTCTGATTAACTCAACCAAGATTCATACCAGTATTTCCGTCATAGTAAAAGCCAGAAGCAGCATCATAGTAATAACCCGATGCTTCATCCCAAACAAAGCCCGATTGTGGAGCACCAACTTCTGTGCCAGGTTGCTCTTGACCAGTAGATAGTTTGTCGTCTGGGTTATACTCTTTTGGAGCCCATCCCACTGAATCATACTGAAGATTGTCGAAAAGCAAAAATACATagatcaaatttataataacttCACAGCATATCAGAACTATAATTATGAACACAACTGCAGtaagaaatacaaaatattaatgtgGAATATTCAAGGAAATCAGAAATATCTCGTGAAAGAAATACCTCTCTACAGGCAAAGAAAATCAGTGACAATAGACATACAGTAACACGGGAAAAATTAATTACCTAGGAGCTGTACTGTACACCAAAATTAGGAACCagcttaaaaaagaaaaaatatcaaagctTTAAGGAAATTATAACTCACTGTTCACGTTTTCCTAATTAGTGACGCAGACGCTTCAGACattttacaaaatcaacttTTAGTCTGGCCGAACATTATTTAGAAACAAAAGATTTTTCACAACCTGTGCCATTCTTTTTTCATGATAAGGCAGAATCCCTGTTATTTTCCACCAGATTCtttattaattgatattattattattattattattattattattattattataacttatAGCTCTTCAACAATAAAATAAGGAAGTTTGAACTAATAAATCATCCTCAAATAATACAAGCACTAACATGGCCTAACACCACaaaatgatatgaaattgtCAATATTCGCCTTTCACAATATAGAATGTCTTCAACCGTTTATAAACCACTACACAAAATTTATACACAGAAGAATAAAACACCTGTTGGGCAAACGTTGCAGCTTCAATAGCAGCAGCTGCAAGACTGCTAGATTGGGACGTTCCTGATGTTCCTGACCCAGGGCCCAGGATACTTTTTGCATATGCCACTCTTAGAATCTGCCCATTCTTTTCAAGCATAGTTCCATTTGTTGCCTCAAGGGCTTTGGTAGCATCTTCCacctaaacaaaaatattgtcACATTAATATCTACCAAAACACCTATTAACAGTTAACTTCTCTTGTCGGGCTTCTTCCCTTCCTTTTCATCTAGGAAACAACAAATGACTAAAACGTGAAAATGAATGGTATCATTCCCAAAGACGAAACACAGACAGATAGCTATTACTAAactaaatataaacaaatataattggACCAACTTGAGTGAGTAATTACTTAAGCACTTATTCAACGAGGTATTGTTACATCAGAGCTTATTTTGATAAACTTTGAGCTATAAGTTTattcacaaactttttcaataaGCACTTACTGATAAACTTTGAACAAGTttctaaaaataagataaaaagaacTTGTTCTGATACGCCTTTCCAAGGAGTTTATAGAAGAGTCATAAGCCACCTCCATAAGTCCAAACAAGATCTTCTATACATCCCTTTATCTAACACTCAAAGTATTGCTTAgacaacaaaaatattcaacGAACACTTCAAACAAATGAGTCATTTCAATCAACGAAACCAACAAAATCCAGCAAAAGAAGATGTACACTCACTCTAGACTGTTTTACATAAACACTAGATGACATTTAGGAAGAAGATATCATCAAATGATGTAAAAATGACCATTTAACTGAGTAATGACACGAGCATTCCAAATGCACTCGTCTTGAGTTCTTATTAATCATTATGTTGTGTGACAATATTAACCTTTAAACACCAGGGAGACCGTGAAAGACAGACTACTACAAAAGTATGCAACAAGAATTGCTCAATTATTAATCATGAGTAGTACCTACCGAATAAAAGTGTACAAATGCAAATCCCCTTGAGACATGAGTGAATTTATCTCTCACAAGACGCAGATCCTGTAATAGATAACAACACTCCTTAGcatacaaatgaaaaaataaacagCAAACCTGCCCCTCCGATGCATAAAAACAGTCACAGGTTTGATTCGCTAGCTCATGTATTTAGCAATCAAACCTTAATTGGAGCATGTTTGGAAAACTCATAGCGGAGCATTTCCTCGTCAGCATTTTCA contains:
- the LOC108343512 gene encoding SUPPRESSOR OF ABI3-5, whose translation is MDPGRYALHQGWDNNSALEGYGAVHEPNFRVGGSYDERRFLDERYPRDPVYQRNNFHPDILDREAYLPPGPPPVGHWSQSKRRGYDEDYPLDRESRRFQRPYHESYNQIDGFRDREIDTYPEYERFRDGYTGIENYGDRGYDKPARFSGHERDDYAYEDYDYKSRASSHHRREDSHDRDYDHGRHSYDSDYERGSRRDSNWRRRESRDRERDKRGHSREGELSPRRRHERSRSRSHSRSRSRSRSRSHSHSHSHSRSQSRGYDDHPRSRSPRGRSHGRSYREGSYTESRYDKGERRRDRDDKRQREHYSVAPSATVVVKGLSQKTTDEDLYQILAEWGPLRHVRVIKERNSGVSRGFAFIDFPSVGAAQGMMDKLGDDGFVVDGRKLFFEYSSKPTGGPGPDGSVKSGHNYKSITVPSDWMCTVCGYINFARRTSCYQCNEPRTDDAPAADISLSNSAATGKKGLEAGPTHVLVVRGLDENADEEMLRYEFSKHAPIKDLRLVRDKFTHVSRGFAFVHFYSVEDATKALEATNGTMLEKNGQILRVAYAKSILGPGSGTSGTSQSSSLAAAAIEAATFAQQYDSVGWAPKEYNPDDKLSTGQEQPGTEVGAPQSGFVWDEASGYYYDAASGFYYDGNTGLYYDGNNGIWYSYDNQTQQYIPCTDQNQNKAPNNESEPSKTSDGSGSKKVISAPATTVISVEKPASLADAVQAAATAALAAEKKEKEKSKEIKLASKSSILANKKKMNNVLTMWKQRSHEGQATRVALEDNQPSVSADDRSYSAGHSAKNKSKSEIMVRETNASNPGIHTTLAQVTAIDSQAQPRPVSNSLGGTVMGVIRGSGRGVAKSDSYSGSTSVASSMHGSSSANVDPQTVATPFRTDVSALSSYTPPATVGSGRRRFSEMPLPASTHKEQPQTTYRDRAAERRSLYGSSSSVGNDLADLDIGDSNRDFASRKGDPMPFPPGVGGGRVVGDVNVDTFEVITADRAIDENNVGNRMLRNMGWQEGLGLGKDGSGMIEPVLAQATEHRAGLGSQQKKLDPSLEVQAGDSYKMLIHKKALARFREMSDN